From the genome of Natrinema marinum:
TCATCGCGAGTGTCCTCGACCGCCATGACGTCGACACGACGCTCGAGGACGCCATCGACATCTGGCGGACGACTGTCGGGGACTACTTCCGCGAGCGCGACGGCACCGAGTTCCGCTCCGCGCGCGAGGGCTACCACCGCGGGATCGAGACGATCGTCGGGGAAGAGATCCCACGTGAGGAGTGGCAGCCCCGGTTCGACGAGGTCGTCAGCTCCTCGATCGAACCGATCGCGGGCGCACCCGAAACGATCGCACGGCTCGCCGATCGAGACCTCCACGTCGGCGTCATCAGCGACGTCGACGACGCGGAAGGCCGGCGAATGCTAGAGCGGTTCGGCGTCCGCGAACACTTCGACTCGATCACCACCTCGGAGGAAGTCGGCCGCACCAAGCCCGACCCAGAAATCTTCGAGACGGCCCTCGAGAAGGCCGGCGTCACCCCCGCGCGGTCGCTGATGATCGGCGACCGCTACGACCACGACGTGAAGGGAGCCGCCGACATGGGGATGCACGGCGTCGCGTTCGGAGCCGACGACGGCCCCGCCGTCGCGTATCGGATCGAATCGCCCGAAGAGGTACTCGAGATCGTCGACGATAACGAGAGCGGAGACGAGTGAGACCGGCCGGCGCGAGTGATCGACGGTAACCGATCGGTCCAGCCAATCGGTGGTATCCCGACGCTGATTTAAATACTGACAGAGAAGAATTCGATAGCACAGAAAATAGCACACACAGGACATACACGCCCTGGTAGCCGATTCTCGAGATTGTAGAATTATCGTTTATTTATATGTTCGTGACCGCCTTCTATAGAAGTAGGTGAAGAACTCATGGCTACAGAGAAGATGACTGTCGGTTCGAACGTGTTCGAGAGTACCCTCGGCGGCCTGACCGTTCGCGGACGGGCCCACAGCCTGAGCGCGTGGTTCGTGCTCGCGCTACGGCTCATGATGGGGTATGCGTTCGCGTACTCCGGACTCACGAAGATCATGGAAGGCGGGTTCAGCGCCGGCGGATACCTGACCCACAGCGCGGCCACGAACGGCAACCCCTTCGCGGACGTGTTCGCCTGGATGGGAGCCACGCCGTGGTTCGTCGACATCGTCAACGTCGCCGTCCCGTGGGGTGAACTCCTCATCGGCATCGGGCTGTTAGTCGGCGCGCTCGTTCGCCTCGCGGCGTTCTTCGGCGCGTTCATGATGCTCCTGTTCTACTTCGGGAACTGGGAGATCACCCACGGCCTGATCAACGGGGACTTCGCGTACATGCTCGTGTTCCTCGCCGTCGCCGCCTTCGGTGCCGGTCGGATCCTCGGACTCGACCGACGCATCGAAGCATACGAGATCGACGGCGTCCCGCTGCTCGAGAAGTACCCGAAACTCGACTACGTCCTCGGATGAGTCGAGTCACTTTTTCTGCCGTCGCCGTCCTCCGGAACTCGGGCACGCAACACCGGCACACCCGATCCCAATGATCGGCGTCTGCCGACATTGGATCAGCTGACGGACGACTGCGACCGTCGCGCGGCCGTGGTTCGCGGTAACTTACGACCCACAAACATTGTAAAAGAGAGATCGCGGCGTAACTATTTTCGTTAAGGGGGGAGATACTGGCACACGACAATGACGGACACGCATCGAAACACATCCGACGACATCGTATCGGCCACCCGGGCCGGGGCCAGCGAGCGCCTGCCATGAGCGAGAACTACTACGAGCGCCTCGTCGACGAGGACGCGCTGGTCGCGTATCTCGAGGACCACCTCGGGGAAGTCGACGATTACGACATCGCCCGCCATCAGGAGGGCCACTCGAACGAGACCCTATTCGTCACGTGGGGCGGTCGGGAACTCGTCATCCGACGACCGCCGCCGGGCGAGACGGCCGACACGGCCCACGACGTCCTCCGCGAGTATCGCGTGACGAACGCAGTGGCCGACACCGACGTCCCCGTGCCGACACCGGTGCTCGCCTGCGACGACCACGACGTCATCGGGAGCGACTTCTACGTGATGGAGCAACTCGAGGGCGACGTGCTTCGTGAGGACGAACCGGAGCGGTTCGCGACGCCGGAGCATCGCCAGCGGATCGGCGAGGAACTGGTCGATAATCTGGCGAAAATCCACGACCTCGACTACGAGGCGATCGGACTCGGCGAGTTCGGCCGCCCGGCAGGGTACACCCAGCGGCAGGTCGACCGTTGGGGGAAACAGCTCTCGTGGGCGTTCGAAGTGACCGAAGACGAGCGGGAAGTGCCCGACCTCCACGAAGTCGGCGATTGGCTCCGGGACAACGTCCCCGAGGAGCACCCCCACACGCTCGTCCACGGCGACTACAAGCTCGACAACGTCATGTTCGGGCCGGAGACACCGCCGGAGCTCGTCGGTGTCTTCGACTGGGAGATGGCAACGCTCGGCGACCCGCGCGCCGATTTGGGCTGGATGCTGTCGTACTGGCGCGACACGAAAGACCCCGAGCCGGAGATTCCGGAGTTGGTCACGCGGTTCATGGAGCGCGAGGGGTATCCGACCCGCGAGGAACTGGTCGCCCGCTGGGAGGAACTGACCGGCTACGAGTTCGAACACGAGCGGTTCTACCGCGCGCTCGCCGTCTACAAACTCGCCGGCCTCGGCGAGATGTTCTTCCGGCGCTACCTCGAGGGCAACAGCGACGATCCGATGTACCCGAAGATGCGCGATCGGGTGCCGGCGCTGGCCGCGCGCGCGAAGCGAATTATCGAGGGCGAGGAGCCGCTGTAGCGGGATCGATCCGCGACTCTTCGTCCGAGGGTGCTGCCGGTTGCGTGGCGGGCGGAACCACCGACGGATCGAGAAACGGGTTCGTCTTCTTCGTTGCCGACGCCCCGAGTGCGAGCAGCGCCGCAGAACAGCTCTGACGGGGTTGATTCACGCGATGAACTCAAGTTAACGTTACCGTCGTTTATAGAGAACGGGAATCGACGTACGTGCTGTGAAACGGGGGACAACGGGCTTAACATTGCTAATCCGGTTCGGTGGTATTAAGACATTCCCGACCGACCACACGCCCATGTCACTCGAAAGCATTGACCGCGTTGCCGTTCTCGGCGCGGGGAACATGGGGCACGGAATCACCGAAGTAACGGCCATGGCCGGCTACGACGTCACGATGCGGGATATCAAAGACGAGTTCGTCGAGGACGGCTACGAGTCGATCAAGTGGAGCGTCGAGAAGCTCGAGGAAAAGGAGATGCTCGACGACTCCGCCGAGGAAGTCCTCGGTCGGATCGACACGACGACGGACCTCGAAGAAGCCGTCGCCGACGCCGACCTCGTCATCGAGGCCGCGCCCGAGGATCTGGACCTGAAACACGACATTTTCACCGATCTCGAGGAGTACACCAGCGAGGACACGCTGCTTGCGACCAACACCTCGAGTCTCCCGATCACGGACATTGCGGAGGCCGTCGACACGCCCGAGCGCGTGCTGGGCCTACACTTCTTTAACCCGCCGGTCAAGATGGACCTCGTCGAGGTCATCTACGGCCAGGAAACCAGCGACGAGGCGGCCGAAGCCGGCTACGAGTGGGTCGAGTCGATCGACAAGACGCCGATCTACGTCCGCAAGGACGTCCGCGGGTTCGTCGTCAACACCATCGTCGGGCCGTTCGGCGACGAATCCTCCTGGATGGTCTCGGAGGGCGAGGCCACGATCCGCCAGGTCGACGCGACGATGGTCCACGAGCGGGGCTACCCGATGGGGCCGTTCGAACTGGCCGACCTGAGCGGAATTGACATCGGCTACCACGTCCGCAAGGAAGCCGGTCAGCCGGTCCCACCGATCATCGAGGAGAAAGTCGAGAACGACGAACTCGGCCAGAAGACCGGGAAAGGGTTCTACGACTACGAGGACGGCGACGGCGCCGATTACGAGCCCGAGGACGCGGGCGACTTCGACTGGCTCCGCGTCGAAGCTCGAATGATCAACGCCGCCGCCTACCTCGTCGGCGACGACGTCGCCAAACCCGAGGCGGTCGACACCGGCGTCCAGCTCGGGCTGGGCTTCCCCGAGGGCATCTGCCGTCGCGCCGACAAGATCGGCCTCGACACGGTCTTGGAGAAGCTCGAGACTCTCTACGAGGAGACCGGCTCCGAACGGTACGAACCCCACCCGTACCTCGAGCAGCTCGTCGAGGAGGGCAAGACCGGCGAAGCGGCCGGCGCCGGCTTCTACGACTACGGCGACGACGAACTCGG
Proteins encoded in this window:
- a CDS encoding HAD family hydrolase, which encodes MSEDATVDAGAATPDAGGWEAVFWDIGGVILALDTVQAAHADFIASVLDRHDVDTTLEDAIDIWRTTVGDYFRERDGTEFRSAREGYHRGIETIVGEEIPREEWQPRFDEVVSSSIEPIAGAPETIARLADRDLHVGVISDVDDAEGRRMLERFGVREHFDSITTSEEVGRTKPDPEIFETALEKAGVTPARSLMIGDRYDHDVKGAADMGMHGVAFGADDGPAVAYRIESPEEVLEIVDDNESGDE
- a CDS encoding DoxX family protein, with protein sequence MATEKMTVGSNVFESTLGGLTVRGRAHSLSAWFVLALRLMMGYAFAYSGLTKIMEGGFSAGGYLTHSAATNGNPFADVFAWMGATPWFVDIVNVAVPWGELLIGIGLLVGALVRLAAFFGAFMMLLFYFGNWEITHGLINGDFAYMLVFLAVAAFGAGRILGLDRRIEAYEIDGVPLLEKYPKLDYVLG
- a CDS encoding phosphotransferase family protein, with translation MSENYYERLVDEDALVAYLEDHLGEVDDYDIARHQEGHSNETLFVTWGGRELVIRRPPPGETADTAHDVLREYRVTNAVADTDVPVPTPVLACDDHDVIGSDFYVMEQLEGDVLREDEPERFATPEHRQRIGEELVDNLAKIHDLDYEAIGLGEFGRPAGYTQRQVDRWGKQLSWAFEVTEDEREVPDLHEVGDWLRDNVPEEHPHTLVHGDYKLDNVMFGPETPPELVGVFDWEMATLGDPRADLGWMLSYWRDTKDPEPEIPELVTRFMEREGYPTREELVARWEELTGYEFEHERFYRALAVYKLAGLGEMFFRRYLEGNSDDPMYPKMRDRVPALAARAKRIIEGEEPL
- a CDS encoding 3-hydroxyacyl-CoA dehydrogenase/enoyl-CoA hydratase family protein is translated as MSLESIDRVAVLGAGNMGHGITEVTAMAGYDVTMRDIKDEFVEDGYESIKWSVEKLEEKEMLDDSAEEVLGRIDTTTDLEEAVADADLVIEAAPEDLDLKHDIFTDLEEYTSEDTLLATNTSSLPITDIAEAVDTPERVLGLHFFNPPVKMDLVEVIYGQETSDEAAEAGYEWVESIDKTPIYVRKDVRGFVVNTIVGPFGDESSWMVSEGEATIRQVDATMVHERGYPMGPFELADLSGIDIGYHVRKEAGQPVPPIIEEKVENDELGQKTGKGFYDYEDGDGADYEPEDAGDFDWLRVEARMINAAAYLVGDDVAKPEAVDTGVQLGLGFPEGICRRADKIGLDTVLEKLETLYEETGSERYEPHPYLEQLVEEGKTGEAAGAGFYDYGDDELGPFHDLNYELEDGVLSVELDRPSRMNALSEDLLNEIDELFSSVDTDEVRCATIEGAGDQAFCAGADVSGFSDADPTDLMDVTPAFETVNDFERPVLAKIDGFCLGGGLELALACDLRIATERSSFGAPEINLGLIPGGGGTQRLTRVLGETRAKELVFRGNHIDADRAEEWGLINRSADRDEFDDTVEEFVSDLAGGPPIALKIAKKVMNEGEDASLEAAIAMESQGFGLLSSTDDVLEGTAAFAEDREPEFEGK